The DNA segment AGAAAATTATGATGCTCTCCAAATCTGAAAAAAACCGGAGGTTATTTGTATTCCTCGGAAACCCCCGTCCTTTCTGTTGTTGCCAGCGCTTTCCCGGGCCGAGCCGGAATTCTTTATTAGAAAGGGCAGGCAAAGCCCGAAGGCTGCTATCCCAATAGGCCAGCGGTCCATGTAGCTGCTGCGCCCGCCCCCTTCTTAGTCAATGGGGCAGCAGGTTTAACTATGAatccatgaattgtttgtgagtgaatttttaattatatttatgaagtttactcgaatagctctttaattgtgtatataaaGAAGTttacaagcaaagttcgtgaataaataaacaagatgctgacaaatagttcgtctattactcatttatcaTGTTTGTGAATGAACTCATCAAATAACAAATGAActaatattaaatttagatatttgtgaactaacacaaaactatatagttttctacaaaaactaatttgttcataaatgttttaATCGAGTCTGCTCACCACCTTTTGCCTGCTCAAGATCAGCTAGCTTACGAACTGAGTCTGTAAATTGTGCTCACGCGCGGTtcatttacaaatcgagccgagcttttatcgaaccGACCACCAAgcagctcggctcatttacagccctagtaATGCCTCCCGTCTCGTCACAACCTCTCTGGTTATGCTTTGTGTGTATAGAGTAACTACTAACTGCAGCTGTTTGCAAATACAGACAGTGTGTGATCTTTTTAAACTTATGTAGGACTTGCTATTGGTGATTCTCAATACCTTGTAGTTATTTGGATTTATGTTGTTAAAAAATAAAGCTCAGTTTGGGGATTGAAGCTGATTGATTTTGCATTGAATAACATTTAGTGGGGATAAATTGTTGGAGATTAAAGGAGCTACTTATAAGTAAATGCTGCTCTCTCAAAGGGAAAAAAGAGAGTATATTCATTGCCTCCTATGAGACCTCGGAGTTAAACATTTGATTGTTACACACCTCAAATCTGTCAAAAACTCTTGAATAACAATGCTTGAGAATATCATGattatcaacaaaaaaaaaacaaacaagaaaaccTGCAGTAAAAGTGTTTTTGAGTCTGTCATCAGGAAAAACAACTCTGCTCTCAAAAAAATGTTAAGAAGGATGATTAAACTCCATTGAAATGAAACTAACGTGGGTTGTAATAACCATAAACCCCATAGAATGTCTGTGCCAAAGTAAGTACCAGCAGCACAACAGCAGCAAATAACGAAAGAATCGCCCAAGGATTCCCGAAATAGTTATGTTTAAGACTCGCTCTCCAAGTATTCCATTTGTGATTATAATACTTGTTTACATCTTGTGACAATGTTGAAAGATAACTGTTATTAATATCGAAAACAACTTCTTGGCAAAGCCTGTTGAAAAGGTCTGCAACTTCTCCATCACTCCCAAGCCAATGTTCTATTATCCCATGATAATGCAGGTAAGCTACATcttgtggtgaattgatcaagttatCCATGAATATCACATAAGATGTTATGTCACTTGTGGTATCAAGATGACATTGTTCAAATGCTATAAGATTAAGAAAAAGAGACTTAGTTCCGTCATGGATTAAGAGTCGCGGAATTCTTAGAACTCCGTTTTTGAACTTTATATCCCAGAATCTATCCGTCTTTCGCTTCTTGAACTTTATACCTGCCTCTCTCATCTCTGTCACGCAATGTATCAGCTGCGTCCGACGTTTATCAGCAACTCTGTTCGCGCTTGACCATCTTCTCCTCCAAGCTCTCGGGACAGGTTTAGGCCCTCTTCGGAGGAGACTTTGGCGAAAAACATCAAGGCAATGGCAATGAACACCTCCTTGATCTGCTAACGGATCAAATGTTGTCGCGTATCCAAGTGAAGACTCGAGTCTAGTCTTTCTAGACTTCGTCAATGGTTCATCCGTTGGCATAAGTGGATCGAAGAACCGGACTGCAAGCTTGGCAACGAGCCCTTTCTGATCCGGTTGACCGAACTGAAGTCCGAGTAATCTGTCAAGAACAAAGAGTGGAATCTGATTCTCTAACATTATCATATCTCTCTGAATAGAATGCATGGAACCACGCATGGAAAAAATCGGATCACTCCTGGAATAACCAAGTTCTTTAAACCCTTCAGCTGCAGCACCTCTGAAAAGTTCAAGCAAGAAACAACCATCAACAACCATCATTTCAACGAATTCATTGCTgctaagtcctgagcttccttcATAGCAACTTCTAGCTTTATCTTCAACTTCTCTTATAGAATCAAGATAGGTTTTGATATCTTGATTAGTCCGCTTCAACATATGGTGAAGCGCGCGCCATTTATGTCGGTCCATTTGGCGGAGACGTCTCTTGGAGTGATGATAAGGCCCCAAGGACACCATCTGAGGAACATAAGCCTTGTCGTCGCCTTCGCGGAGGTAATGAGGCACTCTATAAATGCAGAGCTTTTCCCATGAATCTGCAACATCATCTTGGCTTGCTTGCTCGAGCTTTTCCGTTATGGATATCACCCATTCATGATCATGATCAGGTGATTTTGTATGTTCTTCATGTTCTTcgtgttcttctttttgttgAATTTCAGGATCTTGTTTCTTCAAAATCGGCTCAGATTCTGATGGTGTCTTC comes from the Euphorbia lathyris chromosome 5, ddEupLath1.1, whole genome shotgun sequence genome and includes:
- the LOC136228619 gene encoding UPF0481 protein At3g47200-like translates to MVAVYNKELLSWYLITVKLRETVASAASLPEVQQQNQKTPSESEPILKKQDPEIQQKEEHEEHEEHTKSPDHDHEWVISITEKLEQASQDDVADSWEKLCIYRVPHYLREGDDKAYVPQMVSLGPYHHSKRRLRQMDRHKWRALHHMLKRTNQDIKTYLDSIREVEDKARSCYEGSSGLSSNEFVEMMVVDGCFLLELFRGAAAEGFKELGYSRSDPIFSMRGSMHSIQRDMIMLENQIPLFVLDRLLGLQFGQPDQKGLVAKLAVRFFDPLMPTDEPLTKSRKTRLESSLGYATTFDPLADQGGVHCHCLDVFRQSLLRRGPKPVPRAWRRRWSSANRVADKRRTQLIHCVTEMREAGIKFKKRKTDRFWDIKFKNGVLRIPRLLIHDGTKSLFLNLIAFEQCHLDTTSDITSYVIFMDNLINSPQDVAYLHYHGIIEHWLGSDGEVADLFNRLCQEVVFDINNSYLSTLSQDVNKYYNHKWNTWRASLKHNYFGNPWAILSLFAAVVLLVLTLAQTFYGVYGYYNPR